The sequence TCGCCGGTGGTATCGGATTCCGACGACAATGCCCGCTCCTTCGAAGAATCTGTCACGAAATCAGATTAGCCCGGCACTGCGCGAACGCAGTGCCGGGCTTCTGGGAAAGCTCAGCGCTTTTCCTTGATCTTGGCAGCCTTGCCACGGAGATCGCGGAGGTAGTACAGCTTGGCGCGACGGACGTCACCGCGGGTGACGACCTCGATCTGGGCCAGGTTGGGGCTGTGCACGGGGAAGGTGCGCTCGACGCCGACGCCGAAGGACACCTTGCGGACGGTGAAGGTCTCGCGGACGCCGCCGCCCTGGCGGCGAATGACGACACCCTTGAAGACCTGCACACGCTCCTTGGAGCCTTCGATGACCTTGACGTGCACGTTCAGGGTGTCACCGGGACGGAAGTCGGGGATGTCGTCGCGGAGGGACTTCTTGTCCAGGAAATCGAGCGTGTTCATCGGTGTTCCATCCTTGCGTATTCGCAGGAGCAGAGGAACCGAGCGGCACCCGGACGTTCGTGAAACGCCGTTGCTCGTCTGGTTCGTGCCCAGTTCACGTAATGCTGCCTGGTCCAGGCAACCTGTCCATTGTGCCAGACGCGACCGCGCGGGACGAAATCGGCGGGGGCGCCGGATGCACCACCTCGTCGAGTTCCGCCTCCGCGGCCACCTTGGCGTGCTCGGCAGCCTCCTTCACGTGCTCGGCGCTCGGAGTCCCCGCGATGAAGTCCTGCACGAAGATCTTGGCTCGGATCACCGGCCGGCGCAATTTCCGCTCGCGCTCGAGCGCGCGAAGCATCCGCTTGGGCTTGCTGGTGTATCGCCAGCGGGCCCACGGCGCGCTCGGCCTGCTCAACCGGATGGCACCGACCAGCAGGATCGGAAAAATGAACAGACCCAGCAGCCCGGTCCAAATCTTCCCTTTGAGCAGCACCACGCCGGCGATGAGCAGATTGACCACGGAGAGCACGCCGATCGCCACCCGAACCCACGGATCGGGTGAGTCGCGGAAGCTGGTGACGTCCATCAACTCGAGCGGTCTGAGTCCGAGCAGCAGCAGGCCTGTGACGGCGATCGCCACGAAGACGGCGTCCACCGACGCCCTCCCCTCGTCGGCCCAGTACACGTCCTGCAGATAGAAGATCAGTGCGAACTCGTCGAGCACCAGTGCGGCGCCGATTCCGAAGAAGGTGGCGAGCACCGCGCCGGTGGTCTGTGTCCCGTCCACGTAGACGGCGACGAGCGCGACACCCGAGATCAGCATGGTGACTACACCGAAGACGACGTGGTGCACATGGTGCCCGCCGGGCTTGACATTCCCCGGCCACCACGACACCTCCGCGCGGATCATCCGGACGCTCAGTCGAATGAACAGGAAGGCCCCGAGAAACCCCAGCAGGAAGAAGAGCAGGGGCAGGCGCCCGTGCCCGACGATCTCCCGATCCAGCCATTCGTACATGGACATCCACTATCCCAGCAAAAAACTGGTCACTCCATCGAATAGCGAATGCTCGTGCCCGACCCGATGCTGATTAGACACGGTGCCGATTAGACACGGTGCCGATTAGACACGGTGCTGATTACTTGCCGAAGCCTGCCTTCCGCAAGGCATCCGCCATCGAGCCACCGGCGGGGGCCGGGCGCGCATCCCGACCGCCGCGTTCGCGGCCACCTTGCTGGGGCTTACCGCCCCCGCGGCGATCCTGCCGTTGTCCCCCGCCGCGTGGGCCCTCGCTCTTGCGCGCCGCCGCGCCCACCTCGTCATCGAGCCGCAGGGTCAGCCCGATCCGCTGGCGCGCCTCGTCCACCTCGAGCACCTTCACTTTCACCACGTCGCCCGACTTCACGACGTCGCGCGGGTCCTTCACGAAGTTGTGAGACATGGCGGAGACATGGACGAGACCGTCCTGGTGCACGCCGATGTCCACGAAGGCGCCGAACGCTGCCACGTTGGTGACCACGCCTTCGAGTGTCATCCCGGGCTTCAGGTGCGCCACTTTTTCGATGCCCGCGGCGAACGTCGCCGTCTTGAACTCCGGCCTCGGGTCGCGCCCGGGCTTCTCCAGCTCACTGATGATGTCGGTGACCGTGGGCAGTCCGAAGCGGTCGTCGACGAAGTCTGCGGGATTGAGGCGGCGGAGAACCGCCGTGTTGCCGATGACGTCGCGCACACCGCTGCCGCTGGCGCCGACGATCTTGCGCACCACCGGGTACGCCTCCGGGTGCACGCTGGATGCATCGAGCGGATCGTCGCCGTTGGGAATGCGGAGGAAGCCGGCGCACTGTTCGAACGCCTTGGGCCCGAGTCGAGCAACATCCTTGAGTCCCTTGCGGCTCAGGAACGGGCCATTCTGGTCCCGGTGCGCGACGATGCTCTCTGCCAGGGAGCCTGCGATACCGGACACGCGGGACAACAACGGCACGGACGCCGTGTTCACATCGACACCGACCGCGTTCACCGCGTCCTCGACCACAGCGCCGAGGGACCGGGCGAGCAGCGTCTCCGAAATGTCGTGCTGGTACTGCCCCACACCGATCGACTTGGGGTCGATCTTCACCAGCTCCGCGAGGGGGTCCTGCAGTCGACGGGCGATCGACACGGCGCCGCGGATGGAGACGTCGAGGTCAGGTAGTTCCTGCGACGCGTATGCAGATGCCGAGTACACCGACGCGCCGGCCTCGGACACCACGATCTTGGTGAGGTTGGTAGCACCGGACTTCGCGATCAGTTCGGTGGCGAGCGCATCGGTCTCACGCGAGGCGGTGCCGTTTCCGATAGCGATCAACTCCACACCGTGGCGAGCCACCAGGTCGGCGAGGGTGGCGAGCGC comes from Rhodococcus oxybenzonivorans and encodes:
- the rplS gene encoding 50S ribosomal protein L19, with amino-acid sequence MNTLDFLDKKSLRDDIPDFRPGDTLNVHVKVIEGSKERVQVFKGVVIRRQGGGVRETFTVRKVSFGVGVERTFPVHSPNLAQIEVVTRGDVRRAKLYYLRDLRGKAAKIKEKR
- a CDS encoding Tex family protein, which translates into the protein MTLKTVNQRIAEELDVREGQVAAAVDLLDGGATVPFIARYRKEVTGTLDDAQLRQLEERLRYLRELDERRVAVLDSIESQGKLDDQLRGQIMTAETKARLEDIYLPFKPKRRTKAQIAREAGHEPVADALITDPATDPASYTAEQLEGARAILVERFAEDADLVGDLRELMWTRGKLVSVVRKGKETEGAKFADYFEFSEPFTTLPSHRILAVLRGEKEEVLTLTLAPDRDEPVPGEPTVYEGRIASRFGIADRGRPADKWLLDTVRWAWKTKLLITLGIDVRMRLRQSAEKDAVDVFANNLRDLLLAAPAGTRATMGLDPGFRTGTKVAVVDATGKVVAHDTIYPHQPHNKWDAALATLADLVARHGVELIAIGNGTASRETDALATELIAKSGATNLTKIVVSEAGASVYSASAYASQELPDLDVSIRGAVSIARRLQDPLAELVKIDPKSIGVGQYQHDISETLLARSLGAVVEDAVNAVGVDVNTASVPLLSRVSGIAGSLAESIVAHRDQNGPFLSRKGLKDVARLGPKAFEQCAGFLRIPNGDDPLDASSVHPEAYPVVRKIVGASGSGVRDVIGNTAVLRRLNPADFVDDRFGLPTVTDIISELEKPGRDPRPEFKTATFAAGIEKVAHLKPGMTLEGVVTNVAAFGAFVDIGVHQDGLVHVSAMSHNFVKDPRDVVKSGDVVKVKVLEVDEARQRIGLTLRLDDEVGAAARKSEGPRGGGQRQDRRGGGKPQQGGRERGGRDARPAPAGGSMADALRKAGFGK